From the Synechococcus sp. KORDI-49 genome, the window TGCCGCCATCGTGGAAGACGCCATCCGTTGCCACTACAACCGACTGGAGGACGAGGGTGCTCTCTATGGCAAAAAATGACCCCACCGATCTCCAAAGCAGATCTTCAGCGACTGGTGGAGACGCTGCCGCCTGAACGCCATAACCCCTACGCCTATCTGGAGGACTGGAAACCTGATCAACTGCTGCTAAGGCGGATTGAACTCACCGATCAACTGAAGATCCTGGACCAAGAGCGCAAAGCAATTGACGCTGAACTGCTGGAGGTCTTCTCAGATCCTGAATTGCGCTATGGCATTCGTGTCCCTGGTGGATGGGTTCTCAAGCAGCGATCACGAACCTCCTGGGACTATGCCCCTGAAGTGCGGGAAGCAGTCAAGGCGATCCAGAAGCAGGCACAGCGGGATGGACGAGCACAACCGTTGGTGAGTTCCTATCTCTGCATGGTTCAAGAGATCTAAGACAACAAAAGCAGCATCAGAGACCAAAGACTTGTTGCAGATGAGCGATTGGATTATCCGTTGGTTCGCCACGCACGACCCATCGCTCTGTGCTTCCGCTCCTCAGTAAGGCACGGAAGTCATCGGCATTAATCAGGATCCCCGTCCCAACCGCCAGGTTCACCATCTCCTCTGGAGTTTCAGCGTCATAAAACTCCTGCTCAATCTCAGGATCACCATCAACCTGATAGCAGAGGTGATCCAAGGCATCCAAAAGTGGTTGCGTGATGGCGCTCATACCCGTTCGGCAGAGACACCTCAACGCTACTTAAGCGCCAAACACCCGCAGCACTAATCTTTACAGATGCAGCGCTAGGCGCTATACTATCAGCACTGAAACCCACAGAGGTTCAATCCAATGCTCAAGACCAGCAACAACGGCACTCAGGCATCAGGTGCCGTCAAGTTCTCACTCCGACCCACTGCTGAAACCCTGGCAGATCTATCAAGACCCATTGATCCACGCCACCTCAAGACCAGGAAGCAGGGCACAGCGACCCTGACCTACTGCCCCTGGAACACCATTGCTCGCCATCTTCACCACCGTGCCCCTGGTTGGTGCTGGGAAGTTCAGTCGGTTCAGGAGGTTGGTGGTGCTGTTGTGGTCACTGGGCGTCTGACCATCCCCACTGCTGATGGCGACCTCCTCCACTACTCAGCAGTGGCATCAGAACCATTGGAGTCGGCATCGAAGGCACCTGCTGCTGAAGTTGCTGCGTCCTCATGCCTCAGGAGGGCAGCAGCACTGGCAGGTCTGGGGTTGGAGTTATGGGGTTGAGGCAATGAAGTGGGCGTTCCTGCTCCGTGGGGTACTGCTGACCCGTCGACAAGGTGCAGCAGCGACTCTGTTAACAGATTAACGAATTAACAGACCCAAATCAGCAAATTAGGAATGCAAGGACATTCCCTTTGGGGACTGCGATTTGATGGATTGATGTGACTGCCGAACACCAGTCGTCACTGGGCATACGGCAGGATTGAATGTCTGAATGAGTGGAGAAATAGTGATAGACACCTTGTGGGTCTTTCCATTGGATGAAGTGAGTCATGTGTCCTCACTCCACACCTGAAAGAAGTCCATGTAGAGGACCTCTAAATCGTCCCAGTCCTGGATGCTGTTGAATTCCAACCACTCTTCCTGGAGTGCCTTCTTGTCCCTTCCATCAAGGCGTTTAAGGCGCTTAGAGCAGTCGTTCAGTGCCTTATCGACCGTGAGTTCAAGGCGGCAAAGAATGGGGTCTGAGTTGCTCATGCTGCCCCCATACGCTTGCGGTATTTGCCCACAACCTTGTCTCTATCGACGTCCAGATACTCCTGGAGCGATGCCAGAGACCGATGACCAGAGATCTGTTGGATTTCCCTGAGGGTCCATCCATCGCGGTACAACTCTGTTAGTTGTGTCCTCCGATAGGAGTGAGAGGACACACCCGAGAGACCGTTCCATTCACAGACCTTCCGCAGTTCCTTATCGAAGGCAGCAGACGACAGAGGCATGGTGATGCCGTTGCGAGACTGAGTGGGCGATTGGTTGAAGAAAAGGAAATCGTTTGGTTGGAGTCGGAGTCCACGCGCGCGCAGAACAAGTGAATCCATGAGTTTTGGAGGTAAATACACCTCCCGACTCTTTTTCATCTTTGTTGTTCCACGTTCGAGGATCACCATCCCCGTTTCGGGAACAAGATTTCGAACACGAATGGCGAGTACTTCACTGATTCGACCAGCAGACCAATAAAGGAGGTCAGCGACCAGTCGGTACTTCTGAGGCAGGTTGTCCTGGATCAGGGTCCGTTCCTCAGGAGAGAGGACCTTCGCCTTCCCAGATCGGTTGACTTTGTAGAAGAGGGTCATGGGGAGTTCGATTCCCGTGGACACTCAGAACATACTGCCTCTCCGCACGGAGATCAATGTAGATAAAACAGGTAGGTTGGTCTTTCGTTCAAAGACCAACCAAGAAACCCAGTGTTTGCAGGGGTTCTTGATTTCTGCCTTTTTCTGAGACTGGATATGAGACTCATGTATGACCTCTATTAAGTTGGCGAGTAGTTGGTACGGATGTATTAGTGTTGGGTCCAGTCGCGGGATAGTCCATGACCAACCCACCTGAGGAATGGAGGTTTCTTCCTCATAGGTTTCTTCAACCTGCAGGTGACGGTGGTCGGGCATGCCTCTCTTGCAGATATTTCCACTACCACCCGTCCTTTCTTTGCCTGCCCATCTGTGCCTGCCACCTTCATGAGGGATTGGTCGAGAACCAGAGGCAATCCAACGTCTGTTGCTCTGATTGGGCACCAAGGGAACGCCCAGACATCAAAAAAGGGGCACCGAAGTACCCCTAAGTTCTGGTTTGGGTCTGTTAATCCGTTAATCCGTTACCAGGACCTCACTCCTCAGACTCTTCTTCAGAACCACCCACAGGGATGAGGCGAATTGCCTTCTTACCCAGTTTGATTTCGAACTCGTCACCAGGATTCAGGTCGAGCAGTGCGGTGTATGCCTTACCGACCAGAAGGTTGCCATTTCCCTGCACCGTGGCGGTGTAGGACAACTTCCGACCACCTTTGCCGATAGCAGCACCACCACCACCCAACTCAATGCCTTTGGCGCCCAGAAGCGCCTCATAGAAGGCAGTGAAGTTCACCCGATCGGAACCATCCTTTTTCTTGGAGACATAACCGCACTGGGTTGCTAGGTCGGTCTTTGAGACATCACCAAGTTCTTTGACCTTAGTGAGCAGTTCAGTACCAGTAAGCATGAGGGAAGAGTGAATGCTTATTCATGGTGTAACTCGAGTCTCTCAAGTCTTCAAGGGGTCAGAACCACTGTCATGACTGGTTACCTGCGTTGTTCTGGGTCTCCTCCTCCCCCTGAATCTGCTTTGGCATATCTCTCATTACCTTCCACTTTCCATTCTTGTACTTGTAACCATTGGCGCCTGCGGTCCGCCATCGCCCCCAGCATTCAACGACCTTACACATGAAGTCTTGGTCATCCTTTAAATGCTTCAGGGCATAACTGATCGCTCTTTCTTGAGCATCTAGCAGTTCCACGATTTCTTGTGGAAGGGTTTTGGGTCTACTCATGGGGATGGTTCCCCGATGACGATGTTTAATCCTTCTTCCAGTTTGAGGATCTTTGCCATCTCCTTGATATAACCAATCTGAGATGGGTTGATGTAGACCGATTCCTCTAACAGTCCCCCAGTAACTGCGGGGAAGGTCACCAGTATTTCTTGTGTGTTCATGATAATCCAAATGCAGTGAGTAGTTTTTCGTCCATCATGTCGTCAGGTTTTCGAACATACCCATCCAACATTTTTGCAAAATTTCCTTTGATCTTGTTTCTTCGCCTGAACCGACGATTGCTACAGATCGATCTGATGTGTTCAGTCATCTTCTTGCCTGCGATTTCCCACATCTCTAATTCAAGTTTGTAGTCCTCGTAGGTGCAGTCAAATGTTGGCAGTTCGTCTCCTGCTGACTCCAGTTGTTTTCCTAGGACTTGCATAATGGGGTCCAGTGACTTTGCCCACAGGTATTCCTGCGGCGTATAAGTGGGTCTTTCAGATAGTATTTCCGTTATCGCGGCAACAAGATTTAGTTTCGTATGCAATGTTGAATCAATAGTCGGGTATATCCCGTAGTCCTCCGTCCCATTCTTTCTTGTATATCTTTCGACGGTTCCTGAAAAGTTAATGGGTAGATTCATTCCGAATTCCATTCCATAGGAATCCAGGTCTTCCTTGCTGATGAATAGATTTAAATGATGTTCTGTTGTGATGCGCTCTTGGTCTTGAAATAGTTTGCTCTTGTCTGGTTTTCTGATGGTTGGTTGTGATACGTAGAACCGCCTTGTGTTGTTAGGCAGATCTTCCCAGTCCGTAATCCATCCTCTGCATAAGACGTATTTGCCCATATAGGGCGACAATGCTTTTCTCATGACTTCATATCTGCTCCTAAGATATTTTCTATAAGGTTTCTCTTTGACGCGTTTATCGCTTTCGCTGAGAAGTTTTATTTTCAGAAATGCCTTGCTTAGCAAATCCTATGTATGATTATATCAAAATTATGCATTATATAGTGTATTCTGTTTACTTTTCAACACAAAATTGAATTAACAGATTAACGAATTAACAGTCAATAACTCATTACGCCAGCGAGGGTTTCCTCGATTGTCTTCGCCAGGTGTGGGTGCTTCTCTGCGACCTCCTTCAGTCTCCGCCTGTAGTTGAACCGTTGCCCCTTGGATGCCGACTTCAGGTACTCCAGAGCGTTCTTCTGGATGTAGTCATTGGCATGGAGCATCCAGAACCCTTCACGCCCTTCCCGCAACTTGTTCAGGAACCCTGTGAAGGTCCCCATTGGTGCTTGAACCAGGTCTTCCAGTGAAGTCAGTTCGAACTGCTTCTTGAGGTCATCTGGTGCCCCATCCCATGTGCTTCGCAGTGCTTTTGCAAGAGCAACCGCAACGTCTTCTGATTTGTCCTTGGAACGGATGAGGCGCAGGGCAACCATCGTCTGGTCATCCCCGTACTTGGTCTTAAACCCATAGATGCCAACCAACTTCTCCAGGTCACCCTTGAATCGCTCCAAGGTTTCCTCTTCCAGTTCTGCAGGGGCAAGGATCTCCGCAACGGTTGAGAAGTCCTGAGGCAACTCCTGCACCGTGCCTTGGAAGCGGCGTGCCTTGATCCATCGGTTCAGAGCACCTTGCGATGCGTCTTTGTGAATGACCCCATCCGCTACTGCTTCATTCAGTTCCTCGTCGTCGAGGCAGTGGATCAGATGGAGGGTCGTGTAGGAGGCAGGTAGGACCTCCCCCTTCTTGTCCTTTGCCTGGATTTCGTAGAGACGGTCATCCAGACCGATCTGCAGGAGTTTCGACCAGATCTTTGATGAGTACAGGTCCTCGGCAACGCACTGGTCTCTGAGGTCTCTGAAGTCGCTTTCAGACAAGCACTCCTTGGCGGATCGCACGACCTTGCAGGTCAGGAGGATGTCGTCGACAGATCCCTTGATGTCTGAGGTTTGCAGTTCTGCCAGGTAGGCAGCAACGTCCTTGGTCTTCTTACGAGTTGGCATCAGACCCCTCAGACCCCCTCATTGAACCGCACGACTTCTCCGTTTGGAGAGTCGTACATCGAATTTGGTAAGCAGTTTCCAAAAAGTCGTGTGATCAGCAGGGTTTTCAGCAATTTTTTCGTCAAGTCAAGGATTCTCCGAACCAGTTCTGGAGGGTGTTGGTCGTATCAATGGTTCGTACAGGATGCCCTTCTCATAGGGACTGACGAACGTTCTGCCCGTCACCCTTTCAAGTTCCTCCACACCGCCTTCCCAGTAGGTCTCTTCATCGGGTTGAAAGTTGAGGACCCCATTGGTCTCCTCGTAGCAACGCAGGGTTCTTGTCCCCCTCCAACCGCAAGGCGAAAGGGTGTCTGCTTGTGCATCAGAGGCAAGAAGCACCAGGAACGACAGCAGGGCAACTCTCAGCAAGTTGCTCTCCCAACCAGAGAACCCGCGACTGCGCCGATCGTTGTGCCGAGGATTGTCTTGTTGGACTTGCGTCCTCCCACTGCGTAGCGACCAGCAACTCCACCCAGGATTCCGCCTAATCCCATTCGGACAAGTTTTCCTCCGCATTCAGGTGCGGGGGGCGAGTTGTTGACCACGACTGGTTGCCCTCCTCCTCCTTGGTGCTGGGGATAGGGAACAGGGACTGGATATGGGTAACCAGCAGGAGGGTGCCCGTAGTGATGCTCCGCATGTGCCGTCGTGTATCCATCGGGGGCGCAGTCGATGCGACGCCGCTTGGTTCGAACCTCCCCCTGTTCGTAGCGCCCATTGGCATTGATCCGCCCAGGGACATATGTCTCCGTGTGCCTGTAAGAGCGACAGGTTTCAAAGGTGTTCTGGTGTTGGGCACCTGCAGGCAAAGGAAATGCCATGAGGACCGCCACCAGAACAGGAAGTGAGTGCTTCTCCATGGAGTTGGGTTTGCTTCTGCCGAAACCCTATGACCCTCTCTGCGTTAAGACAACGATTTCTCCGCAAAAGGGTTGTAGTTCCAACAGGAAGATCAACCTGACCCCCTCAACGGGCAAAAAACGTGCATTTCTATTTGCAGAGAAGGTCATATGCCCTGTGACTACAACTGCAATTACTGCTTTTTGCGATAGACCATGACCCTCTCTGCGCGGAGATAGTCGTAGAGAGTGGACAGTCGAGAGAACCGTCTACCTATTACCCTCTCCGCACGGAGAAGGTCCTATAAAGGGTACAGATCGGGGGAGGCATACGACCCTCTCCGCACTACCTACCCACCATGCCCCGCACCAAAAACCGCAAGGAACTCTCCCCCGCCCAACTGGCAACCCTCATGAAGACCGCAGAACTGCGGGTGAAGGGCAAAACCAGCACCTGTGACCTCTTCGCCAAATCCCGCTGAGAACCATGAGCACCTTCAACGGATGGGCGAACCACGCCACCTGGAACATCGCCCTTTGGATGGGCAACGAAGAATCACTGACCGTCCTTGCCCGCCGCATTGCCCGTGGCGGTGGCAACTACAAGGACCTTGCTGATGTCCTCCTCCATTCCTTCGGGAAGGTTCAGACCCCAGACGGCGTCTCCTTCATGGATCCCGCTCTGGATATCGCTGCCCTCAACGAATGCATGGAGGACCTCTGACCATGCTTCGTTTCTTCCGCGATCTGTGGTGGGCACTCACCTCTGACGAAAAGCACCCGCCATCCGTTCAGGAGGTTGCTTGTCAGCAGGGTTCCCTACCTCCCAAAGAGTCCCTGACCATTCAGGAATACGCACTGCTCCGTCCCTTCTACGAGGCACAGAAGGAGCACTCTGAACCCAAGACCTGGGGGCAACTCAGGAAGGAGGGGTTCGAACCAATCGAAAAGGACGCAATGGACCTCCAGTCCGTTTGCACCCTCTGGAACAGGGAATACATCGACACCCCCCTGGACTACGAGGAGGCAATGAACAGATGCCAGCAAGAGGCAACATAAGCGACCTTCTCCGCAAGGCGATGTCGTCCCTTTGTTACGGTTTGTTGATACTGCTTTCTCCGCGCGGAGAAAGTCGTTAGACTTTAGGCAAGAGCAAAGGGGGCGGAACCGATGCCCCACCAACCACTTCTTCTTCACCTATGACCAACCGCTATCCCCGCCCACGCCGTCCCTACAACCGCCAGGACTGGAACCAGGGCGGACGCCGCATCGACTATTCGGAGAACTACAACCCCTCCAAGGGCACCTACTTCAAGGGTGTGTACGACGAAGACGGCAACTACGCAGACCTCGACTGAGTTCTGGGCACTTCTTTGAGTATTCCCGAGGGACAGATTCCACACCTTGGGAATTACTCACCTCCAAAGCGTCCCAATGGCATAAGCACTCGCAACCAACTGACCATGACCCTCTCTGTTGATCGCCTTCCCCGTCAGGAGTTCCTTCGCATCTGCATCGACGAGGTGTTGACCCGCTTCGCTGAGGACTTCTGCCTGGGTAGCGGGTATGCCTACGACGTGATGGTCCTGATCGCAGAGACCAATGACCAATTGCGTTCTATGGGACTTCCCTTTTACCGCTGGGGTGTTTCCTCCCTGTCTGATCGCCATCGGGAACTGGTGCGACTGACTGACCAGGTCATCGATGCCTGCAACGACATCCAAGAGGTTGTCTGATGAGACCTTCTCCGTGGCGAGAGGTCATGGAATTGTTTCGATTTGTTGACACGACCCTCTCCGCACAGAGAAAGTCGTTATACTAAGGACATCAAGCGAGGGCAGGACCCTCAAAGCACTGACGACACCAGACCGTCACTAAACCCAACGCGAACAGCGAACTGGTTCTCGATCCACCTACTACCGCTCAAACCAATGCTGGTACTGAATCAAACCGAGAACACAACCGAAGAGACCACCTACGCCGAAACAGAGTTCACCCTGGGCGACCTGGTGGGTTTCAGCGACGTCATGCGTCAACTGGAAGGTCTGAGTGCTTACAAGAAAGAAATTAATAACTGATTACTGCCTGAACCGATCACTCACTTCTTCATCCACATGATCAGAACAGTCATCCGTCATGCCAAGCGTGCTGCCCGTGGTGGACGCAAAGTTCCCACTCCGACTCAAATTCGGAATGCAAGGGCAAGAAAGAAAAGGTAGAGAAAGAATTTGAACTGAAGAACGAAACCTCACTTTATCCACTCCAACAATGTTCGATTCAGACTTCATTTCCATCGCCACAAAGGGCAATGAATCCTTCTACATTGAAGACGGTGAATTCATTCTGATTACAGCAGTAATTGTTGATCTTAGGAAAAGATCAATCTATATGCTATTGGCAGGCGATGCTGGTGAAATTAATTGGGAATTTACTGACTTTTCGAATTCATCTGAGTTTATGCAACTGCATAACCTGATTAAGGAAGGTGTGTGGGAAGGTGTTGTGTTTTACACCGATCCATCTGGGTTCATCGATTGGCGTGAGACTGCTGAGGTATGAGAAGACCAGACTTCCCTTTCCCTCATATCGTTCTTGAGGATCGAAAAGAGGTTTGGATTCGTATCGATAGCAGTATTACGGCAATGGGCATACCTGCGCTGATGCAGCAGTTCTTCCCTGGTTATACGGGGCATATTGCATCTGAAGACTATTTCAAGAAGTTGACCAAATAAGAGTATCGATTTACCGACGATCAACTCAGACCGTCGCTAAACCCGCTTCGTGAGAAGTGCTGAGAAATCAACCTATTCATTTTTTCAGATGACAACCGCAACACAGACCTACAAGGCAGAGACTTTTATTAGGCAGGGTGAGGAAGAGTTCCGTTGTGGATGGGACTTTACAGGACCTTGTGATGAGGCAAGTGCAATCACTCACCTGTCTGAAATCCTGTCAGAGGCAGCAATGGGTGAAGGAACCTTTGAGGATGAGAACGAGGATGACTTCAATTTTTATGGAATGACTCCTAAGGAGTTCGCAACCTTAATCGTCAAGGACGAAGAAGCAGCAAAGGAGATGTATGGAACCACATGGGAAATCTGTCCTGGCGAACGCTGCGATTGAAGAATGACCGCAACTTGTACTCAGTGGGACTTTTGCGTAGTTCCAGAAGATGATGAGTGGAACCTCGACAGTCACATTGAATTGCTATCAAGCAATGGACTATCAGGCGAGAACCTGAAAAACCAGACCATTGCTTCTCTCTTCTCATTCATGATGCGAGAGCATCACTTCCAACAACTCATGGAATGTGAGATGGCAGCAACGGAATCAGAGATACAGGAAAGGACAAGAGAATATGTGGAGTGCATGAAAGATATGTGGGATTACTTCCAGCAAGTCTATTTGCCCCACTACCAGATTGATCCAGGCAACTACAACCCATTATGAGTGAAGCAAAAATCAGGGTTCGGGACTTCGTGTCCGACCCAGTAACACCTAAAGAAATAATCGGAAGATTTTGGGACAAAGTTTATTACATGATTGATATTGATGAAATTGTGTATGACTTGATTTCTGACTACGACATTGCAATGGATGAGCAGAAAATTGAAGGTTGGTATATGGAGGAAGACACCGATGAAAAGGATAGTCTTCGTGACCAAGTGCTCACCCAAATGGGATGTGAATTTCACTGATGATCATGGAAACGCCTACTGAAAATGAGAAGCAAACTGCTTATTATTATGCTGAAGAGATTTGCCGTGCCATTTCTTCGCAGAGAATGAAACCTGCATATAGATTTTATGAGGACTTGTGTGCAGCATCTGGTTTGACCCATGAAGACCAGGAATGGTGCGAAGAGGTCTTTGATGAAGTGGCACAGATCTATAAGTTATTCCCAGACTACTTTGAATACAAATCATAGAACCAGATGACTCCTGACCTGCTTGCAAAAATGGAGGAAGACTTAGTTCTTTGTCTTGACCAGAACTGTCTTCCTGACGAGATAGAACACTATCTTCTTAACCATCCTCTCTATGACGACTCGGGAGAGGAAATTGAGATCTTGACTGAGGACTTTAACTGGAAGGTCACCTTGACTCTTTCCTATAACCCATAGACCAAAGAAGAACAGATGGACGCTATTTACGGAACTAAGGAACACCAGGACCTCGTGATGCAGGTTCTGGATTCGGAGCATACCAATTACTTCGACAAGTTGGAGTGCTATGCCTCCACGTATTTCAGGACGAAAGATCCTGAGAATTTCCCTCAGCGCATTGAGGATAAAGATCTTGAGGTCTTCACGGACAAGATACGTATTGCGGCAGCAAAGTACTTGGAGATGAAGTGGGGACTGCCCAAATAACACATTAACAAATTAACAGCGCCTAATCGTAGAAATGAAACCTGCAAAAGTATTGAAGCGCCTTTTGGTGCTTAGAAATCTCTGGCGTGCAAACAACCTTTGTTTGTTGCCTGAAGACCAGGAGGAGTACGACAACCTCCTCACACTTCGACGCGAGCGCGTTCTGCTGATATCAAACGGATGATGGAAACCATATTTGACGACTACTGCGATCAGGCAAATGAACTGCTTGAACTGACGGAGGACATGGTGTCCTTCTACTGCTCTGAATACGCCGTCTCAGGACAACGTGCCTGGGACATGCTTCGGGGAATGTCCGAGGCAAAACTTGACCAATACCCTGATTACTAATGTCTGTCCTGAATGGTGCGCGGGTCCTTTCCCTTTCATTCCATTCAGGGACTACCAAACAACCCGAACTCTCTGCCTCCACCCTCAAGCGTGAGGTTGAGAAGTTCTGGATTCAGACCCACATTCCCTTTGACCCTGAAAAATCCCTTGTTCATCCCCTTCAGTTTCTACAAAACAAGTGTGACGCTGTTGTGGGTGTTGCAGGGTATTTCCTAATTAAGGACCTGTTCCTATCCAGTGACCTAACAGACCAAAAACTCATTACCCAAAAGTTTGAGCACACCCTTCAAGGCACTTGCCATGGAGGGTCAGGTTCGTCTCATGAACTTGTCATTGATCAGGTGGTGAAGGTCTTAAATCCATCCCTTGGACGGGTCCATCGTGACCTCAGAGTCAAACTTGATCGATTTCTAAAATTAGAGGAGGCATACAACCAGGAACTGAAAGAAAGCAACAACCAAACCACCAAATCATTAGTCCAAATATTTGAACAGATAGAACAAGTCAGAAAGGACTTGTATGCGCTAAATCAACTTCGCTTTCAACGTGATATGTATCGACGCGAAATAAGGCAACTCAAATATTCTGACTTCTAACTGTTAATTCGTTAATCTGTTATTTACTTATTGAATATGGCAAATCATTGCTCAAATTATCTTTCTTTCACAGGTCTCTCAGTTGACCAATGGATGGAGGTTGTAGATGCCTGTGTGGCAGGAGAGCAGAAGGTGGGAGGTTTCCTCACGACCCTTTTCCCCGAACCCGACTACACGGTGACTCCCGTCCCCCACAAGTTTCCAGAGACTCATGCTGCTTTCCACGCCAAGACCGAAGAAGAGAAGCAGGAGATCCTGCAGAACGAACCCACCATTCGTGAGAACTCCTGGTGGGACTGGCGCAACTTGAACTGGGGCACCAGGTGGATTGATTACGAGGGGCACGGATTGGACTTCCCCACGGAACCCAGCACTGACTTCGACATCCCCTTCGAGAGTGCATGGTCACCCCTCAACGAGCACTGCATGGAGGTGCTCTCCAAGAAGTTCCCTGGGGTCCTCTTGACCCTCCATTACGACGAGTGTGGAGAAGACTTCTGCGGGGTCACCGTCGCCAAAGACGGAGTGGTCCTGGACTACTGCACCGAGATCAGCAAGTTGAGAGAGACCTGGGCAAAGGAGAACCACCCAGGTCTCTGGGAAGAGGCAGAGAACCCTGAGGACGAGGACGCCGTGGATGAATTGGAAGACCTCTGGAGCGATGAGTGGGACATGGTCATGGATGGACACCTCGACAAGATCCAAGAAGACCTGATCCTCCAGGTCACGAAGCAGACCTCTGGAACGACCACGACCGAACTGGTGGGGCAGAAGTAATGCGCATCTACCGAAACGAGCACGCCGAAGCGTTTGCCAAGAAGGAGCGGAAGTATTCCGATCTTGTCTGGTATTCCCGCTCCCGCCCCAAGGAAGACACCGATTACTGGGACAAAGTCCCCGATCACATCCGTGAGGGTGCCTTCAATGCTCAGGCAAGGGTCCAAGAGATCTATCCAGATGAGGTAGCGAAACTCAATGGGGAGTTGCCGCCGAGGTGCAATGCAGAGGAGATGTCCGAAGAACTGCGGGCACAACTCACCGAAGCACTGATCAACTCGGATTGGGAGAACGGGTTCAACAGCGGGTGCCTTGCTGCCTTCCGCTATGTCCACACCGCCCTCCAAGAAGACCTTGGAACTGCTGAACAGGAGTTCCCCTCACTGCACACCTGACCGCAGGACAGGAGATCCCAAAGCACACTGCTCTCTCCGCATGGAGACGTCGTCTCTTTGTTTCGATTTGCAAACATGACCTTCTCTGCGCGGAGAAAGTCGCTACACTAAGTACATGAACAACAGGGGTGGCACCCCAACCAACCATCAGGCAATCGGCAACTGCCTCTAAACCCTGCGCCGCCGCGAAAGAGGAGTGCTTCCTCCATCAAGACGCCCCTTCGGTCATTGGGGCATCTGTTCCTTCGCAGCACTCACGTTGCTTACTGCTCAGCAGACCTACGACCGCCTCAAGAACCACGCAGACACCTACGGGTACTGCACGCTTAGCGAGCAAGAGCGTTTCTTCCTCAAGAAGTTCAAGGCAATGCATCTGAACCCCCTGGTTCGGGAAGGTGCCAAGACAACTGGAGAGGCGCTTAAGGACAAGAAGCAACGCACCTGGACTGGTGCATCGCCCAGTGGTTCACCCAAGCGCCGCCGCGTTACACGCCGTGCGCGGGTTTCATTTGACCCCTCGTTGAAAACCTGGACTCCTCCTGCTGCCCCTGAGGCAGTTCAAGCAATGGAAGGGCATGAGGTTGTTGCCTCACTCCCCTCCCTTTACCAGCGCCCAGAGGGAAAGAGAAA encodes:
- a CDS encoding site-specific integrase, with the protein product MTLFYKVNRSGKAKVLSPEERTLIQDNLPQKYRLVADLLYWSAGRISEVLAIRVRNLVPETGMVILERGTTKMKKSREVYLPPKLMDSLVLRARGLRLQPNDFLFFNQSPTQSRNGITMPLSSAAFDKELRKVCEWNGLSGVSSHSYRRTQLTELYRDGWTLREIQQISGHRSLASLQEYLDVDRDKVVGKYRKRMGAA
- a CDS encoding AbrB family transcriptional regulator — protein: MLTGTELLTKVKELGDVSKTDLATQCGYVSKKKDGSDRVNFTAFYEALLGAKGIELGGGGAAIGKGGRKLSYTATVQGNGNLLVGKAYTALLDLNPGDEFEIKLGKKAIRLIPVGGSEEESEE